In the Agrococcus beijingensis genome, GCGCAGCGGCAGCTCGAGGTTGCGGGCGAACAGGTTGGCGGTGCCCGCGGGCATGATGCCGAGCGGCATGCCCGTGTGCGCCAGCGCGGCCGCGATCTCGCGGACCGTGCCGTCGCCGCCCACCGCGACCACCGCATCCGCCCCCGTCTGCAGCGCTTCGCGAGCCTGCGGGGCGCCCGTGGCCGCCGGCGTGGTCGGCAGCACCCGCGCGTCGGAGCCCCGCTGGGCCGCCTCGCGCAGCACCGCGTCGACGCTCGCGCCGAAGCCCCGCGCGGTGGGGTTGCCGATGACGGCGATCGAGGGCACGCGGTCAGCGTAGCCGCGGGTCGGGGCAGACGCGGGTCAGCCGCGGGGCAGGGCGGGCGCGGGTCAGGGCATCGACGGGCGCAGCCGCAGGAAGCCCGCGAGCCGGGCGATCTCGTCGTGCACGGCGTCGCGCAGCCTCGCGCTCGGCTCGTCGTCCCAGTGGATGCGGTGCACCAGCAGGGCGCCCGCGTCGCGGTCTGCCTTGGCATCGACCTTGCCGACCAGCCGGTCGCCGTCGAGGATCGGCAGGGCGAACGCGCCCCAGCGACGCTTCGCGGCCGGCGTGTACTGCTCGAGCGCGTACTCGAAGCCCCACAGCTGCGCCATGCGGCGCCGGTCGGCGATCAGCCGGTCGAGCGGCGAGAGCAGCACCACGCGCTCAGCGAAGCCCTCTGCGCTCGCCCCGGGGTCGAGGCGCCACGTGCCGCTCACGCCCCGGATGCGCACCGGCTCGCCCTCGTCGCCCAGGTGCGTCGCGCGGGCGATGCCGCAGGCGCGCAGCCAGCGGCGCCGCCAGGTGCGCTCCGCCTGCTCGACCGCCAGCGGCTCGACGGGCGGGAGCACGCGCTCCGCGAGATCCCAGACGCGGGCGGCGCCGTGCCGCTCGGCGACCACGACCTCCCCGCGGATCTGCAGCAGCTCGAGCATCATCGCCACGTTGCGGTCGGTGTTCCAGCCGCTCGACACGTAGGGCACGTCGGCGGCGTCGTCGATCTCGGCCCGGGGGAGCGGGCCGTCCTCGCGCAGCTGCTGCACCACGCGCTCCCGGAAGCCCGCGTTGGCGTCGAGCCAGCGCCGCGACGACGCGTGCAGCGCGTCGGGGGCGCGGCCGATCGCGGTCAGCCACGGCAGGTCGCCCGTGGCGCGCAGCGCGATCGCCCATGCCTCCATCGGGTGCCGGTGCGGCCCGAGGTGGTCGACGAGGCTGAGCTCGACCTCGGCGGCGCGGCGCACGTCGTCGTAGGCGAGCCCGGGGATGCGCGAGTGCGCGATCTGCTCGGCCGAGGGGCAGACGATGTCGGTGGGATTCAGCGGCAGCAGCGTCAGCTGCGCGACCACCTCGGGCAGGTCGCCGGCATCGCGAGCCGTCGACGGCTCGTCGAGCAGCTGCGCGCGCACCGCGATGCGGCGGGCCTCCTCGACGGAGATCGTGCGGGCCTCGCTGGTCGGCATGCCGCGATGCTACGGGCAGGCGGCGACACGGGTATCGTCGCGGTGCCAGGATGAGTGCATGTCTGACACGCCCCGCCGTCTCGAGACCGTCACCGTGAGCGCCGGCCGTCCGCCGCACCTGCCGGGCGCGCCCATGAACGAGCCGGTGACCTTCGCCAGCTCGTTCGTCGCCGGCGGCGAGCTCGAGTACGCCCGCTACGGCAACCCGAGCTGGACGGCGCTCGAGGAGGCGCTCGGCGCGCTCGAGGGCGGCGACTGCATCTCGTTCGCGAGCGGCATGGCCGCCGTCTCCGCCGTCATCAACCTGGTGCCCGCCGGCGGCGCGGTCGTGGTCGCCCGCCACTCCTACCAGCACACGCTCGCGCTGCTCGACGACGGCGCGGCGAGCGCCCGCTACGAGGTGCGGCGCGTCGACGTCGCCGATCCCGACGCGGTCGAGGCCGCGCTGCCCGGCGCCGCGATGGTGTGGCTCGAGTCGCCCACGAATCCCGCGCTGGAGCTGGTCGACATCGAGCGGCTCGCGCGCGCCGCCCGGGCGGCCGGCGTGCTGAGCGTGGTCGACAACACGTTCGCGTCCCCGCTGCTGCAGCGGCCCCTCGAGCTGGGCGCCGACATCGTCGTGCACTCGGCGACCAAGCTGATCGCCGGCCACAGCGACGTCGTGCTGGGAGCGGTCGTGACGGGCGCGCCCGAGCTGGCGGAGCGCATCCGGTTCCACCGCGGCCTGCACGGCGCGATCCCGGGCCCGATGGAGGCGTTCCTGGCGCTGCGCGGGCTGCGCACGCTCTCGGTGCGGCTCGAGCGGGCCGAGCGCAACGCGCGCGAGCTCACCCGGCGGCTCGCAGGGGCCGCGGGCGTGCTCGAGGTGCGCGACCCCGGCTTCGGCACGATCCTGGCAGTGGTGCTCGCCGACGCGGCGGCCGCCGACCGCGTGGTGGAGCGCGTGGGGCTCTGGATCCCGGCGACGAGCCTCGGCGGCGTGGAGTCGACGCTCGAGCGGCGGCGCCGCTGGGCGACCGAGGCGCCGACGATCCCCGAGGGCCTCATCCGCCTCTCGGTCGGCATCGAGCACATCGATGACCTCGCCGACGACCTGCTGCGGGCGCTGGGGGAGTAGCGGTGCAGGTTCGGCGGCGCCGGCGAGCGGCGCTCCGCGCCCGTAGGCTCGCACGGTGACCGACCGAACCCTCTCCGATGGCGCGCTGCTGCGCGCGGCCCGCACCGGCGATGAGCCGGGCATCCTCGCCCTGATCCACGCGCTCGCCGTCTACGAGCGCGAGCCCGACGCGGTGGAGAACACCGAGGCGATGCTCACCGCCACGCTGTTCGGCGACGAGCCGCGGGCGTTCGCGCACGTCGTCGAGCGCGACGGCGCGATCGTCGGGATCGCGCTGTGGTTCCTCACGTACTCGACCTGGACGGGCACGCACGGCATCTGGCTCGAGGATCTCTACGTCGACGAGGCCCAGCGCGGGCGGGGCTATGGCCGTGCGCTGATGGCCGCGCTGGCGGCGGAGTGCGTCGCACGCGGCTACCGCCGCTTCGAGTGGACCGTGCTCGACTGGAACGAGCCGTCGATCGGGTTCTACCGCGCGATCGGCGCGGAGCCGCTGTCGGAGTGGACGACCCAGCGGCTCACGGGTGATCGCCTCGAGCAGCTCGCGCGAGCCTGAGCTGCCGTGCGGCGCGCGCGGGCGGTTGCCGCGGTCGCGTCCGGGGAAGTGGGGCGGGGGGAGTGGTGCCGAGGAGTGAGGATGCGGTCAGCGAGTGCGCAGCGCCCTGACCGTCAGCACCGGTGCGTCGGTGTCGCTCCAGCGCCGGGCCGACGTGCCTGACGGGGTGTGCGCGCTCACCACCGCGCGCTGCGCGGAGGCGAGGTCTGCGTGCCTGCCCATGGAGGCGCCACCGCCGTCGACGGCGATGTAGTCGTCGAGGCTGCGCTCGACGAAGCCGAGGAGCTGCACGCTCGCGAAGCCACCCAGAGGTCGGCGCCCGGTGACGCCCAGGTCGTCCTGGCGGCGTGCAAGCGATCGAAGGCGGATGCGGTGCCCGGCACCAGGGTCATCGACATGTCGCGCTCCTCCGGTCGTTAGTTCGGTGATCGAAATGTACCACCTTGGAACGGTAGGGTGGCGACGAAGCGCAGAAGAGGGGTGCACATGCGCAGCGAGAACGGTTCGGGCGACGTCGCCTCGTCCGGTTACTGGTACGCCGAGGATGGTCAGGCCTCGGGCGTCGACGTGCTGAACCTGCTGCGGCGCTACCGGGCCGCAGAGGGCGCGATGCGTGCCCGCACACGCTCGTCGATGGGCATGGGCGAGACCGATCTGCTGGCGCTGCGGCTGCTGCTGCAGGCGGAACGGCGCGGTGTGCTCGTGCGGCAGCGCGACCTCGGCGCCGAGCTGGGGCTCGCCGCCGCATCGGTGACTGCGCTCGTCGATCGGCTGGTCAAGAGCGGCCATGTGCAGCGCGAGCCGCACCCCGAGGATCGGCGGGCGACGATCGTCGTCCCGACGACCGACACCGACGACGAGGTGCGCGCGACGCTCGGCGCGATGCATCGGCGCATGATCGACGTCGTCGACACGATGGACGACGGCGAGCGCAGCGCAGTGGCCCGGTTCCTCGCGCGCATGGCGCTGGCCATCGACCAGGTCGACGAGCACGCCGAGCCGCAGGCGACACGCGTCATCGCCGGCTGAGCGGCCCCTCGCCGAGCTCGCTCCACAGATGGGCGAGCGTCGCAGCCCCGGCTCGGAGCATCGCGAGCGAGGCGCTCTCGTCGCTGTCGTGCCAGTTGTCCTCCACGAGCCCGGTGCCGAAGAAGACCACCGGCGCGTCGAGCCGCGTCGCGAGCAGGTCGGCCGGGCCGCCGCCGGCGTTGCCCATCCGGCCGACGTCGCGCACCCCGAAGCCGCGCGCCATGGCGCGGTCGAGCGCATCGACGAGCGGCGTCGCGGGCGTGCGATAGCTCTCCTGCGCGATCGACTCGTCGATCCTCAGCAGATGGTCGTAGCCTGCGGCGACCTGCTCGTCGAACCACTGCCGCATCTGATCGGCCACTGTGGCGATGCGCTGCCCCGCCACGGTGCGGATGCTGAGGTCTGCCGCCGCCATCGACGGCACGGCCGATCGCTTCACGTCCTCGACGTCGCCCGCCGCCAGGCCGATCACCTCGAGCGACGGTCGCTCCCAGAGCCGCTCGAGCACGGTGAAGCCGGCCTCGCCCGTGATGCTGCGCGTGTGCGAGCGCGCGAGCCAGTCGCCCGCGTCGAACGGCAGCGCGGCGAGCTCGGCGCGGCGCGCGTCGGTGATCGGCCGCACGTCGTCGTAGAAGCCAGGGAACGCGATGCGGCCGTCCGTGTCGTACAGGCCGCCGAGCAGCCGACCCAGCTCGATCGCCGGGTTGGGGGCAGGGCCGGAGACCGCCCCGCTGTGGATGTCGGTGCGCGGGCCGTAGACCTCCACTCGAGCCGTGAGCGTGCCACGGATGCTGGTGCACAGCGCCGGATGGCGGGCGTGCCAGAGCAGCGTGTCGGAGAAGAGCACCGCGTCGGCGTCGAGGCGGTCGCGATGCTCGTCGAGCATCGCCGCGAGGCTGGGGGAGCCGGCCTCCTCCTCGCCCTCCACGAGCAGCTTGAGGTTGACGGCCGGGGCCCGGCGCCCCGTCGCCCGGAGGTGCGCCCGGATCGCCCAGAGGTGGGCGACCACCTGGCCCTTGGCGTCCGAGCTCCCTCTGCCGTAGAGGCGCCCGTCGCGCTGCACCGGGTCGAACGGCGACGTCTCGTCCCAGTTGTCCGCCTTGACGGCGCGCACGTCGTGATGGCTGTACACCAGCACCGTCGGCGCGCCCGGCGCTTCGCACCACTCGGCGAACACGGCCGGCCCGGTGTCGCCGCTCCAGATCTCGGTGCTCGGGAAGCCGATGTCCCGCAGAGTGCCGGCGAGCCACGACGCCGAGTGCCGCAGGTGCTGCACATGCTCCGGCATGCCGGCGATCGACGGGATGCGCACCCATGCGGCGAGCTCGTCGGCAATGGCGTCGTCGTGCGCGTCGATGAACGCCCGGATGTCGTCATGAGCCTGATGCATCGGATGCTCCGTCCTCGCGCCCGCGAGCCCTGAGGCGTCGCGGATGTGCGCACGTACGGTGAGGCTAGACCCGCGCGGATCGTGAGGCCACGGGCCGCTTTCCAGACTCGCATCTACCGCCGATAATGCACATTATGTCGGGTAGCGTCGATGTCTTGTCGCTCCGCTCGCCCGCTGCGGCATCGGCGTCAGCGCGACCCCGCTTCGTCGAGCTGCACCCGGAGAGCCGTTCGGGCTCGCGCCAGTCGACTGCGGACGGTCGCGGCCGGTCTGCCCACGATGGCCGCCACCTCCTGCTGCGAGAACCCTTCCCAGTACACGACGGTCATCATTTCCTGGTCGAGCGCGGGCAGCTGACTGCCAGGAACGTCTCGCTGACCAAGTCGGCAGCATCTTCTCGGGCGTCGACCCGACGAATGAAGTCGCCCATGTTCGGTTGAGCCATCGCCCTCTCCCCTGCTCTCTGGCGAAGACACCTTCTCCGCCACTCAGGTAATGGCCAGCATCGCGCCTTCTGTTGCATCGCCTCTCCCACGGTCCGAGATGTGCGTCATGTCGTCGAGCGCCGACCGGGGCGTCGAGCCCGGCCCCAGCGCCGCGGCCCGGCTGGCATCTGTTCAGCAACGACTGTATGATCGGGGCATGATCACGATCGCCACTCGCGTCGACGTCATGCAGCGCCTGGGGCGCGCCATGGCCGATGAGGCGCGCACCCGCATACTCCTGTCGCTCCTCGACGCCCCGGGCTATCCGGCCGAGCTCGCCGAGGAGCTCGACCTCACCCGCTCGAACGTGTCCAACCATCTCGCGTGCCTGCGTGGTTGCGGCATCGTCGCGACGACGCACGAAGGGCGCCGTACCCGCTACGAGATCGCCGATCCGCACGTCGCGAAGGCCATCCAGCTGCTCTTGGACGCGGTCGTGACGGTGGACGACGACGCGCAGTGCCAGGACGAGGGCTGCACCCTCGGCTGCTGCGCAGGTCGCGCCCAGTTGGTGCAGGCATGAGCGCCGAGTGCTGCGGCGACGACGTTCGGCCGGCAGCTCCGAAGCGTGCCGCGGCCGAGGCGATCCCGAACGTCGAGCGCACCGCCGCCCCGGAGTCCGCGACGCCGGCCAGCCTGATGGTCGCCGACGGCGACGCATGCTGCGATCCGAAGCCTCGCGCGAGCAGTGACGGCGACGAGGAGCAGCGCGCTGACCGGTGGTGGCAGGACCGTGCCCTGCTGCCATCGATCGGCGCCGGCGTGCTCGTCGCGGCGGGGCTCGTCCTCGGCTGGTCCGGACTCGAGGTGGCCGCGACGGTCGCCAACGTCCTCGGACTCATCCTCGGCGCATGGACGTTCGTCCCCGGGGCGATCAAGCGCCTGCTGCGCGGGCGCCTCGGCGTCGGCCTCCTGATGACGATCGCCGCCGCCGGCGCCGTCGCACTCGGACACGTCGGCGAGGCCGCAGCGCTCGCATTCCTCTTCTCGCTCGCCGAGGCGCTCGAGGACCGAGCCATGGACAAGGCCAAGGACGGCCTGCGGGCACTGCTGGACCTCATCCCCCGGACCGCGCGAGTGGAGACCGGCGGCGTCGCCCGAGACGTTCCCGCACGCGACCTGGTCATCGGCGACGTCCTCCTCGTCGGCGCGGGCGAGCTGGTGTCGACCGACGGCGTCGTGATCGCCGGGCGATCCAGCATCGACACGGCCGCCGTGACCGGTGAGTCGATCCCCGTCGAGGTCGCCGTCGGCGACATCGTTCCGGCCGGATCCATGAACGGGTCCGGCACGCTCCGCGTTCGCGCAACCGCCGACGGCCACGACAACTCCCTCACGCAGATCGTGGCGCTCGTCGAGCAGGCGCACGCCCGCAAGGGCGAGCGAGCCAGGCTGGCCGATCGGATCGCGAAGCCGCTGGTGCCCACGGTGCTCGTGGTCGCCGCCCTCGTGGCCGCGTTCGGGTTCGTCGTCGGCGATCCCATGACCTGGATCGAGCGGGCGCTCGTCGTGCTCGTCGCGGCATCCCCGTGCGCACTGGCGATCGCCGTGCCCGTCACGGTGATCAGCGCGATCGGCTCCGCGTCCCGCTTCGGCGTGGTCATCAAGTCGGGCGAGGCATTCGAGCAGCTGGGCACGATTCGCGCCGTCGCTGTCGACAAGACCGGCACGCTGACGCGCAACGCGCCGCAGGTCGTGGAGGTCGCCACGATCGACGGCGTCGACGAAGGCTCCGTGCTCGACGTGGCGGCCGCTCTCGAGGCCACGAGCTCGCACCCCCTGGCCACGGCGATCGTCGCCGCAGCCAGCGACGCGCCGAACGCGGTCGATGTGGACGAGCAGCCCGGCGCCGGCATCTCCGGAACCGTCGGTGGCGCGCCCGCCCGCATCGGCAGCACCCGGTGGCTCGACCCCGGCGTCCTGACCGCCTCCGCCGATCGGATGGCGGCCGCCGGCATGACGGTCGTCGTCGTCGAGATCGCCGGGGCAATCCAGGGCGTGATCGGCGTGCGCGACGAGCTGCGCGACAGCGCTTCCGAGGCAGTGCGCATGCTGCAGGACGACGGCATCGACGTCGTGATGCTCACGGGCGACGATCGGCGCACCGCAGCCGCCCTGGCGGCCGAGGTCGGCATCGGCACCGTGCACGCGCAGCAGCTGCCACGCGACAAGGCCGACTTCATCGCCACGTCGGCGGAGAGGCGACCCACGGCGATGATCGGCGACGGCATCAACGATGCTCCCGCGCTGGCCGCGGCGACGGTCGGCATCGCGATGGGTGCTACCGGCTCGGCTGCAGCGATCGAGTCCGCAGACGTCGCCTTCACCGGCCACGACCTTCGGCTCATCCCGGTCGCGCTGCGCCATGCCCGGCGAGGCCGACGCATCATGCTCGCCAACATCGTGCTCGCCCTGCTCATCATCGTCGTGCTGTTCCCTCTGGCACTCTTCGGCGTGCTCGGGCTCGCGGGAGTGGTCCTCGTGCACGAGGTCGCCGAGGTCATCGTCATCCTGAACGGCGTTCGCGCCGCTCGGCGACCGCGCGCACTGCCTGCACCCGCAACGAGCGAGCGAGCGCTCGCCCACGTGTGACCGCAGCTCGACCGTTCCAGCATCGGAGGGGGCAGGGAGAGGAACCGCGCCGAAGGCGGCCGGACGGACCGTGAGGAGGAGCATCCGCCCGGCCTCGATGAGCGGTGAGCGTGGCCCATAGGCTGATGTCAGACATCTTGACGGCCACCGCGCGCGTCTCCTCTCCTCTCCCTCACCCCTACCGCGGAGATCCGTGATCGCTGCACGCACCCCCGAGCGCCCTGCGGACGCTCGGCCGAACGCCTTCTCCCTCGGCGTCGCCGCATCGCTCGGCGCCTCGGTGCTCTTCGGCGCGCTCTTCCTCATCCCGCCGATGCTGCAGCCGCTCGACGGCCTCGAGATCGTGGCGTGGCGCATCCTCGCCACCGTGCCCGTGCTCGTGCTGCTCGTCGGGCTCACCGGAGGGCTCCGCGATGTCGGTGCCGTGCTGGCGCGCATCCGCCGCAGGCCGGCGCTCGCGATCGTGCTCGTCGTCGACGCGGCGCTGCTCGGCGTGCAGCTGTGGCTCTTCGGCTGGGCGCCGATCAGCGGCCACGGCCTCGACACGGCGACGGGGTACCTGCTGCTCCCCCTCGCGCTGGTGGTGGTCGGCACCGTGCTGCACGGCGAGCGGCTCTCGCGCATCCGCAGCGCGGCGGTCGTCGCTGCCGCAGTGGGCGTGCTCGCCGCGCTGCTGCTCGGCGGCGCCGTGGGCATCGCGACGCTCATCGTCGCGCTCGGCTACCCCGTCTACTTCGACCTGCGGCGCCGCTTCCGACTCGACTCCCCCGGTGCCACCGTGCTCGAGCAAGCGGTGCTGCTGCCGGCCGCCATCGCCCTGCTCGCCGTCCGCGGCGCGGAGGGCACCATCGCGGCCACGTGGAGCCACGCGCCCGTGATCATGCTGCTCGGCGCGGTCAGCGGCCTCGCCCTGTGGCTCTACCTCTCGGCGAGCAGGGTGCTGCCGCTCGGCCTCTTCGGCCTGCTCAGCTACCTCGAGCCGGTGCTGCTCGTCGCCGTTTCAGCGCTGCTGCTCGACGAGCAGCTCGGCCTTGCCGACGCGCTCGTCTACGGTCCGATCGCGTGCGCACTGCTGCTGCTCGCGATCGAGACCGCCCGCCGGCGCCCCGCAGGGCGCCGGGTCGACGATGCGCCTCAGTCGGCCATCCGCTCGCCTGCCGGCGAGAGCACCCACCAGACCTCGTTCACGGCCTGACCGTTCACGTCGCCCGCAGCCTCATCGCCGATGAAGTAGTAGAGCGGCCAGCCGTTCAGCGTCACCTGCGTGGCGCCGTCGACGCCGGTGATCGTGGCCACCTCACCGGTGACCCCTTCGACCTCCGGGGCGTCGTCGCCCTCGACGGTCACCGCCGGCCAGTTGGTGGCGCACTGTCCCTCGCAGGTGCTGGCACCGGCGCCCTGGGTGTCGTTGTCGAACATGTAGACGGTCATGCCCTCGCCGTCGACCACGATCTCGCCGAGCGACGATTCGGCGACCATCAGGCTGAGATCCTCCGAGCCGGCCTCGGCCGAGCCCGACGGCTCAGCCGAGCCCGAGGGCTCGGCCGAGGCCGACGGCTCCGCAGCCTCGGAGGAGGTCGTGGCTGGCGGAGAGGTGGATTCAGGAGTCGTGCTCGCACAGCCGGCGAGCGCGACGACGAGCAGTCCGGCGGCCAGTGCCGCCGAGGTGATCCTCGAAGTCATCAGAGCGTCCCTTCGTGAAAGGCCGCGGATGCGGTCACTGGGTACACGATGTCGACGCGCCCAGGGTTCACTCGGCGTCGAGGTCGGCGCGCATCAGCACGCTGTCGTCCTCCTGCAGCCGGATCTCGATGGCGGCGATGTCGTCGACGTCGAGCGACGTCCCGGCGCTCAGGCGCGCCGTCGCTCCAGGCAGGGCGCGCCAGCTCGAGACCTCGCTCGCATTGCCGTCGTGGTCGAGGACGACCAGCGTGTACGGCACGCCCTCAGCGGCATCCGCTCCCCCGTCGCCGTCGTAGCGGCACTCGACCTGGATGCGGGTGCCCCAGCGCACCGCGTCGAGCTCGGCGGACGCCGTCAGGGGCGCATCTTCGACCGCCGCCAGCGCGAACGCGCGGTCGGCGGTCGGCAGCGACGCGATCACGCCCCCGATCGCGACCACGAGCGCCACGACCAGCGCGGCTGCCGCCGCCAGCCCGCCGATCCACCACGACCGTCGACGACGTGCCTCCCGGGCGGCGCGCGCAAGCAGCTGCGCCCTCGCGCCGTCGTCGACCAGCGGGCTGTCATCGACGGCCGTCGCCGTCTGCAGCGAGCGCGCCCGCACCGGGTCGACCCGGGCCAGCAGGCCCATCGTCGGTGCGATCTCGGCCAGGGCGCGTGCACACCGCGCGCACGAGTCGAGGTGCGCCTCGTACGCCCGCCGATCGGCGGTGCTGAGGGCGCCGAGCAGGTAGGCCGCATCCCACTCCGCGAAGTGCGCGTGATCGTGGTTCACCGTGTCACCCCCTGCTCCTGGAGCGCGAGCCGCATCGCCCGCAGCCCGTAGTGGAGGCGTGACTTCACGGTGCCCTCCGGGATGCCGAGATCCGCGGCGATCACGGCGCACGACAGACCGCGGTAGTAGGCGCGGATGATCACCGCGCGATGCTCGATGCTCAATTGGGCCAGGGCCGCCTCGATGAGCATCGCCTCGAACAGCGCCTCGGTGGCGTCGGGCGCCTCGCCCTCGGGCGCATCGGGCAGCAGCACCTCGTGCCGCCGCCGGGCGCTGCGCGACTCGTCGATGACGAGGTGGCGTGCGACGGTCATGAGCCATGCCCTGGCCGTCGCGGGATCCTCCAGGATCCTGGGGTTGCGCCAGGCGCGCAGCAGCGTCTCCTGCACGACGTCGTCGGCGCCGGCGCGATCACCGGTGAGGTGGACCACGTAGCGCCACACGGGCGCCGCGTGCGCGTCATACAGCTCCCCCAGCAGCCGCTCGTCGTCCGGTGGCACCGCATCCACCCCCTCATGGATGACACGAGAGCAAGCGCCCGGAAGTTCACCGTTGAACCAGCGACCGCCGCATCTCGTGTCTCGAGTATGGACCCGCTTCGCG is a window encoding:
- a CDS encoding MarR family winged helix-turn-helix transcriptional regulator, which translates into the protein MRSENGSGDVASSGYWYAEDGQASGVDVLNLLRRYRAAEGAMRARTRSSMGMGETDLLALRLLLQAERRGVLVRQRDLGAELGLAAASVTALVDRLVKSGHVQREPHPEDRRATIVVPTTDTDDEVRATLGAMHRRMIDVVDTMDDGERSAVARFLARMALAIDQVDEHAEPQATRVIAG
- the cmtR gene encoding Cd(II)/Pb(II)-sensing metalloregulatory transcriptional regulator CmtR, with the translated sequence MITIATRVDVMQRLGRAMADEARTRILLSLLDAPGYPAELAEELDLTRSNVSNHLACLRGCGIVATTHEGRRTRYEIADPHVAKAIQLLLDAVVTVDDDAQCQDEGCTLGCCAGRAQLVQA
- a CDS encoding DNA glycosylase AlkZ-like family protein, which produces MPTSEARTISVEEARRIAVRAQLLDEPSTARDAGDLPEVVAQLTLLPLNPTDIVCPSAEQIAHSRIPGLAYDDVRRAAEVELSLVDHLGPHRHPMEAWAIALRATGDLPWLTAIGRAPDALHASSRRWLDANAGFRERVVQQLREDGPLPRAEIDDAADVPYVSSGWNTDRNVAMMLELLQIRGEVVVAERHGAARVWDLAERVLPPVEPLAVEQAERTWRRRWLRACGIARATHLGDEGEPVRIRGVSGTWRLDPGASAEGFAERVVLLSPLDRLIADRRRMAQLWGFEYALEQYTPAAKRRWGAFALPILDGDRLVGKVDAKADRDAGALLVHRIHWDDEPSARLRDAVHDEIARLAGFLRLRPSMP
- a CDS encoding RNA polymerase sigma factor encodes the protein MAEKVSSPESRGEGDGSTEHGRLHSSGRRPRRCCRLGQRDVPGSQLPALDQEMMTVVYWEGFSQQEVAAIVGRPAATVRSRLARARTALRVQLDEAGSR
- a CDS encoding GNAT family N-acetyltransferase, giving the protein MTDRTLSDGALLRAARTGDEPGILALIHALAVYEREPDAVENTEAMLTATLFGDEPRAFAHVVERDGAIVGIALWFLTYSTWTGTHGIWLEDLYVDEAQRGRGYGRALMAALAAECVARGYRRFEWTVLDWNEPSIGFYRAIGAEPLSEWTTQRLTGDRLEQLARA
- a CDS encoding trans-sulfuration enzyme family protein, which encodes MSDTPRRLETVTVSAGRPPHLPGAPMNEPVTFASSFVAGGELEYARYGNPSWTALEEALGALEGGDCISFASGMAAVSAVINLVPAGGAVVVARHSYQHTLALLDDGAASARYEVRRVDVADPDAVEAALPGAAMVWLESPTNPALELVDIERLARAARAAGVLSVVDNTFASPLLQRPLELGADIVVHSATKLIAGHSDVVLGAVVTGAPELAERIRFHRGLHGAIPGPMEAFLALRGLRTLSVRLERAERNARELTRRLAGAAGVLEVRDPGFGTILAVVLADAAAADRVVERVGLWIPATSLGGVESTLERRRRWATEAPTIPEGLIRLSVGIEHIDDLADDLLRALGE
- the rarD gene encoding EamA family transporter RarD, with product MIAARTPERPADARPNAFSLGVAASLGASVLFGALFLIPPMLQPLDGLEIVAWRILATVPVLVLLVGLTGGLRDVGAVLARIRRRPALAIVLVVDAALLGVQLWLFGWAPISGHGLDTATGYLLLPLALVVVGTVLHGERLSRIRSAAVVAAAVGVLAALLLGGAVGIATLIVALGYPVYFDLRRRFRLDSPGATVLEQAVLLPAAIALLAVRGAEGTIAATWSHAPVIMLLGAVSGLALWLYLSASRVLPLGLFGLLSYLEPVLLVAVSALLLDEQLGLADALVYGPIACALLLLAIETARRRPAGRRVDDAPQSAIRSPAGESTHQTSFTA
- a CDS encoding heavy metal translocating P-type ATPase, whose protein sequence is MSAECCGDDVRPAAPKRAAAEAIPNVERTAAPESATPASLMVADGDACCDPKPRASSDGDEEQRADRWWQDRALLPSIGAGVLVAAGLVLGWSGLEVAATVANVLGLILGAWTFVPGAIKRLLRGRLGVGLLMTIAAAGAVALGHVGEAAALAFLFSLAEALEDRAMDKAKDGLRALLDLIPRTARVETGGVARDVPARDLVIGDVLLVGAGELVSTDGVVIAGRSSIDTAAVTGESIPVEVAVGDIVPAGSMNGSGTLRVRATADGHDNSLTQIVALVEQAHARKGERARLADRIAKPLVPTVLVVAALVAAFGFVVGDPMTWIERALVVLVAASPCALAIAVPVTVISAIGSASRFGVVIKSGEAFEQLGTIRAVAVDKTGTLTRNAPQVVEVATIDGVDEGSVLDVAAALEATSSHPLATAIVAAASDAPNAVDVDEQPGAGISGTVGGAPARIGSTRWLDPGVLTASADRMAAAGMTVVVVEIAGAIQGVIGVRDELRDSASEAVRMLQDDGIDVVMLTGDDRRTAAALAAEVGIGTVHAQQLPRDKADFIATSAERRPTAMIGDGINDAPALAAATVGIAMGATGSAAAIESADVAFTGHDLRLIPVALRHARRGRRIMLANIVLALLIIVVLFPLALFGVLGLAGVVLVHEVAEVIVILNGVRAARRPRALPAPATSERALAHV
- a CDS encoding anti-sigma factor family protein, whose protein sequence is MNHDHAHFAEWDAAYLLGALSTADRRAYEAHLDSCARCARALAEIAPTMGLLARVDPVRARSLQTATAVDDSPLVDDGARAQLLARAAREARRRRSWWIGGLAAAAALVVALVVAIGGVIASLPTADRAFALAAVEDAPLTASAELDAVRWGTRIQVECRYDGDGGADAAEGVPYTLVVLDHDGNASEVSSWRALPGATARLSAGTSLDVDDIAAIEIRLQEDDSVLMRADLDAE
- a CDS encoding M20/M25/M40 family metallo-hydrolase gives rise to the protein MHQAHDDIRAFIDAHDDAIADELAAWVRIPSIAGMPEHVQHLRHSASWLAGTLRDIGFPSTEIWSGDTGPAVFAEWCEAPGAPTVLVYSHHDVRAVKADNWDETSPFDPVQRDGRLYGRGSSDAKGQVVAHLWAIRAHLRATGRRAPAVNLKLLVEGEEEAGSPSLAAMLDEHRDRLDADAVLFSDTLLWHARHPALCTSIRGTLTARVEVYGPRTDIHSGAVSGPAPNPAIELGRLLGGLYDTDGRIAFPGFYDDVRPITDARRAELAALPFDAGDWLARSHTRSITGEAGFTVLERLWERPSLEVIGLAAGDVEDVKRSAVPSMAAADLSIRTVAGQRIATVADQMRQWFDEQVAAGYDHLLRIDESIAQESYRTPATPLVDALDRAMARGFGVRDVGRMGNAGGGPADLLATRLDAPVVFFGTGLVEDNWHDSDESASLAMLRAGAATLAHLWSELGEGPLSRR
- a CDS encoding sigma-70 family RNA polymerase sigma factor, with translation MPPDDERLLGELYDAHAAPVWRYVVHLTGDRAGADDVVQETLLRAWRNPRILEDPATARAWLMTVARHLVIDESRSARRRHEVLLPDAPEGEAPDATEALFEAMLIEAALAQLSIEHRAVIIRAYYRGLSCAVIAADLGIPEGTVKSRLHYGLRAMRLALQEQGVTR